A window of Pullulanibacillus sp. KACC 23026 genomic DNA:
GTCTTCAAGAATAGCTTTAAAAAAAATGATCGGAATAGCAAAAACAGAACACCAAAACAGCCGGTTCATAGGACAAATCTCCATCATCATTTTAACAAAGAGATGCATGGACCCCAATTTATGAAAACGTATAGGTGAAAAAGGATTCGAATAGTCATGATGTTGGATAGACGTATCATTCAAAGTCTGTCACAATAAAATGAAAAGACCATGCAAACTATTTGTGAGAACATTAATCGCTGATCTGCAGGCCTAATAAAGAGTTGGGGGATTTGTCAATGATTATGGAAGAGGTACAACAGTTTATCGAGGCTTTGGAAGGGAAGACATCGTTATATCCGTTGTATGCTAAGAAATCTCTTACGATAGAATTTGTGGTTCAACAAAATCGAATCTGGATGGTTATTTCAAACAAGAGGCACGAGATTTTAAAAGAAGAACCTTCAGCCAAAGCATCAATTGTGGTCACCGCTCAAAATGAGGCGAGTTTAGAGAAAATATTAAGAGGCGAACAGCCCCTTTTGCAATTATGTTCCGAAGGCGTTGTTCAAGTTGAAGGGGCGTTTAATGATCAATTAACCCTTGAATCCATTCTGATACTTGGAAGCAGTCATTCTTATCTCGTTGTCTAATGTTAGGAAGGAATCGGCCATGATGATTTTCAAAAATAAGCCTTTTCTCCCCGGAAAATTGTCTTGCTCCCTAATGATTCCTTCAACCAAATCGAGCACCTAAAATTATCACTTAAGTCTGTTATCAGACTGTTGACAAAAATTATAAGATGTTGTTAATATTATAAATAATAATTAATTTACAATTTCATAGTGTGTTTCTTATCCAGAGAGGTGGAGGGACTGGCCCGATGAAACCCGGCAACCTCCGATCAAGTTGATCGGAAAAGGTGCCAATTCCTGCAAGCATACGCTTGAGCGATAAGGATTTATAACTATTATAAACCCCTGTCGACCCAGGGGTTTTATTAGTGTCTGTTAGTATTAAATGAGTTTAAAGAAAAAGGATCGCCCAATTTCACTCTGAAATTTAATATAACATTCCAATATGGACCCTTATTTCAAATAAAACATGATAGAACTTGCAGTGTTTAGTATGAGAAGGGATGGTTATATGGCAATTAATATTTGTCTTTTAGGATTCGGTACGGTCGGCTCTAGCGTCTACAACCTGATTCAAACTCGAAAAGAGGCGCTTCGTGAATTACTTGGCGATGACTTATCGATTACCCATTTAGTCATTAAGGACACAGGGCAAAAACGAGATATTGATGAATCGGTCCAACTGTCTATTGATTTTTTATCAGCGATCAAGTCAGGGACCATTGATCTTGTTATTGAAGCCATCGTAGGGGTGGAGCCCGCATTTACATATATTAAGAGCGCTTTAGAACACGGAATTCCAGTTATAACAGCAAATAAGGAGATGTTTGCCGAAAGAGGCGTCGTCTTAAGGCAGCTGGCAAAGGAAAATCAGACCGTGATTGGTTATGAAGCAACCGTTGCAGGTGGAATCCCAATTATTAGAACTATCACGGATTTGTTGCATGTGAACAAAGTATCGCGAATTGAAGGGATCTTAAACGGAACATCCAATTTTATCTTGACGGATATGCGCAGTCATCTGCATTCCTTTAAAAAATCATTGAAAGCCGCTCAGGACCTTGGTTATGCAGAGGCGGACCCCACAAGCGATATAAAGGGGTATGATGCTTTTTATAAATTGATGATTCTTTGCCAGGATGTTTTTGGGAAGCAGCCAAATCGGGAAGAGGTCACGCGAATCGGCATTGAGGGCCTGACAAGTGAGGACTTGCACGAAGCGGCAAAAAAGGGCGGGCGTATGAAGCTAGTAGCTGAGGCTTTTATCGATGACTCAGGACGGATTCACGCCTCCATTACACCCAAATTTATCGATAAAAGTCATCCTTTGTACGGTGTTGAAGGTGTTGAGAATGCGGTGACCGTCCACACAGATTTGTTAGGGGCGTTAACTTTAAAAGGACCAGGTGCAGGAGGCATGCCGACTGCAAGTGCGATTCTTGAAGATATTACGCGCATTAGCTTACAAATGCCTTTGAAATCTAAACGCCTTCAAAAGATTAAGCAAGTCCAACAGGCCGCCGAGGCGGAGGTTTCTCTGTAGCCACTGATAGTTCTGGAACCTTCCGAGCACACGTTTAGGCTTACGGCCGGCCCGTTTTGTGAATCATGCCTTAAAAGCTAGGAATAGGGAGCAATTGTATTCAATCTCTCTATATTTAATGGTCATCCCATGTGAGCATTGTCAGAATGATCATACCCTTTCAAATCAGAATTGTTACCCGTAAGATCGGGGTGCTAAAATGGTTATGGTTAAACAAATGAAAGGGATGATTCATTATTAACACCATTCACGTGACCTACACGAATGAAATGGAAAAAGCCTTGTATCAAACCCACGGTATTAATTATTCGGAGTATGAACGGAGTCTTGAAAAACGGCTTGAGGTTGAAAGAGCTCGAGAAGAAGAGTATTTAAAGAGTAAGACCCTTGCTGTTCATCCAGCTTATAAATAGAAAAAATAGAGAAAAAGGCGTCATGTGGCGCTAAATACAAATTGGATGGCTTTTTAAGCCATCCAATTGATTTTTTTAAGGGGGGGTGGAGATGTAGTTATGTCACCACTCGCCTGGGTTGAGCCTCATACTGGCAGTCGTTACACTGTGGTTGATTAGGCGTAACGAGAATACGCTATCCTCCGTGAAATGGGCCAGAGTGCTGAAATAAAGGACTGACGTTATGCCTAATTCGGTTGAGCGTAACGAGGATTCGCTATCCGCCGCGAATCCGGCCGGAATGCCGAAATAAGGGACAGACGTTACGCCTATTTTGATTGAGCGTAACGAGAATACGCAATCCTCCGGGAATCGGGCTGAATTGCCGAAATAAAGAAATGCCGTTACGCCTATTTTGATTGAGCGTAACGAGAATACGCAATCCTCCGGGAATCGGGCCGGAATGCCGAAATAAAGAAATGCCGTTACGCCTATTTTGATTGAGCGTAACGAGGATACACTATCCTCCAGGAATCGGGCTGAATTGCCGAAATAAAGAAATGCCGTTACGCCTATTTCGTTTGAGCGTAACGAGGATACACTATCCTCCAGGAATCGGGCTGAATTGCCGAAATAAAGAAATGCCGTTACGCCTATTTCGTTTGAGCGTAACGAGGATTCGCTATCCGCCGCGAATCGGGTCGGAATGCCGAAATAACGGATTGCCGTTACGCCTATTTTGATTGAGCGTAACGAGGATACACAATCCCCCGTGAAATGGGCCGGAAT
This region includes:
- a CDS encoding homoserine dehydrogenase, whose protein sequence is MAINICLLGFGTVGSSVYNLIQTRKEALRELLGDDLSITHLVIKDTGQKRDIDESVQLSIDFLSAIKSGTIDLVIEAIVGVEPAFTYIKSALEHGIPVITANKEMFAERGVVLRQLAKENQTVIGYEATVAGGIPIIRTITDLLHVNKVSRIEGILNGTSNFILTDMRSHLHSFKKSLKAAQDLGYAEADPTSDIKGYDAFYKLMILCQDVFGKQPNREEVTRIGIEGLTSEDLHEAAKKGGRMKLVAEAFIDDSGRIHASITPKFIDKSHPLYGVEGVENAVTVHTDLLGALTLKGPGAGGMPTASAILEDITRISLQMPLKSKRLQKIKQVQQAAEAEVSL